A section of the Clostridium sp. TW13 genome encodes:
- a CDS encoding ABC transporter ATP-binding protein, translating into MIFLDNVTKQFVTSKKYPGFIGAIKGLFTREKVIKLAVNNISMKINDGEVVGYIGGNGAGKSTTIKMMTGILTPTSGTCMVNGINPAENRIENARNIGVVFGQRTQLWWDLPLSESFSILKEIYHISSVDYESRMEYFNEVLGINEFINSSVRTLSLGQRMRADLAAALLHNPKVLYLDEPTIGLDVVVKENIRRAIKEINKKYNTTIILTTHDMEDIEELCNRIIIIDKGTVIYDGMLADLMKTYGTKCIIEIEVKEVELLQLNYNELLNISKENLSVKINKNNICFTFNKNAISVIDIISYVMKRGTIKDFKVKETELSEIVKEIYKKGMVGEVLC; encoded by the coding sequence ATGATATTTTTAGACAATGTAACAAAGCAATTTGTTACATCCAAAAAGTACCCAGGTTTTATTGGGGCAATTAAGGGATTGTTTACTAGAGAAAAGGTTATAAAGTTAGCAGTTAATAATATATCTATGAAGATAAATGATGGAGAAGTTGTTGGTTATATTGGAGGAAATGGTGCTGGAAAATCAACAACTATTAAAATGATGACGGGAATATTAACTCCTACAAGTGGAACTTGTATGGTGAATGGAATTAATCCTGCAGAAAATAGAATAGAAAATGCCAGAAATATTGGAGTTGTATTTGGTCAGAGAACACAACTATGGTGGGACTTACCCCTAAGTGAATCCTTTTCAATACTAAAGGAAATATATCATATAAGTAGTGTAGATTATGAGAGTAGAATGGAATATTTTAATGAAGTATTAGGAATAAATGAGTTCATTAATTCTTCTGTTAGAACTTTATCATTAGGTCAACGAATGAGAGCAGATTTAGCCGCAGCTTTATTGCATAATCCTAAAGTACTATATTTAGATGAACCGACTATAGGGCTTGATGTAGTAGTTAAAGAAAATATACGTAGAGCAATTAAGGAAATAAACAAAAAATATAACACAACTATAATATTAACAACACATGATATGGAGGACATAGAAGAGTTATGTAATAGAATTATTATTATTGATAAAGGCACAGTAATATATGATGGAATGCTTGCGGATTTAATGAAAACTTATGGCACTAAATGTATTATTGAAATAGAAGTTAAAGAGGTTGAGTTGTTGCAACTTAATTATAACGAGTTATTAAATATTTCTAAAGAGAACTTGTCTGTTAAAATTAATAAAAATAATATATGTTTTACTTTTAATAAAAATGCAATTAGTGTAATTGATATTATTAGCTATGTTATGAAGAGGGGAACAATTAAAGATTTTAAGGTAAAAGAAACTGAATTATCTGAGATTGTTAAAGAGATTTATAAAAAGGGAATGGTTGGAGAAGTGTTATGTTAA
- a CDS encoding class I adenylate-forming enzyme family protein: MENRGVLLYDVLMRGSQYGADNIVLVYNNFKVSYTEFCDMVQKKSCILKQHGICKNSKVAIIIENQFQFILNFFSISKCGAIVVPIYNKTGKNKIENIIDEYDINYIICDEKIEKLKYNSKEMECMTLYICEENIDESLDDVRLILFTSGTTSTPKAIMLTEKNIFSNIESISSYLNINSNDKILLIKNLCHSSSIIGELLVGIINGCTIVLSSKVPMTRNILWLIEENNISVFFAVPTILKGILDYSRKNKVNLEKLRIINFYGAPMNKEDISSLIKLLPSCNLIYSYGQTEASPRVTYIEKKDLINKPGSSGKAIKNVEFKIVDESGRSVLPFIKGEITVSGFNVMKGYYKNIEKTKKTIKSGWLYTGDIGYVDDEGFLFVCGRKDNMIISAGKNIYPEEIENVLMLHESVKEVLVFSEHVENESFVLSALIVVNEGMSVSISELFKLCSLFLENYKIPQNMKFVNQLDKTPSGKIKRCLHEQN, from the coding sequence ATGGAAAACCGAGGAGTGCTGTTATATGATGTATTAATGAGAGGAAGCCAATATGGAGCAGATAATATTGTGCTGGTATATAATAATTTTAAAGTATCATACACTGAATTTTGTGATATGGTACAGAAAAAATCGTGTATATTAAAACAACACGGGATTTGTAAAAATTCTAAAGTTGCAATTATTATTGAAAATCAATTTCAATTTATTTTGAATTTTTTCTCGATAAGCAAATGTGGAGCTATAGTTGTTCCTATATATAACAAAACTGGGAAGAATAAAATAGAAAATATTATTGATGAATATGATATTAATTACATAATTTGTGATGAGAAGATCGAAAAATTAAAATATAATAGCAAAGAAATGGAATGCATGACACTTTATATATGTGAAGAGAATATTGATGAAAGTCTAGATGATGTAAGGCTGATTTTGTTTACATCAGGAACTACAAGCACTCCTAAAGCGATTATGCTTACAGAAAAGAATATATTCAGTAATATAGAGTCTATTAGTAGTTATCTTAATATTAATTCTAACGATAAAATATTATTAATAAAGAATTTATGTCATTCATCTAGTATAATTGGAGAATTATTAGTTGGTATAATTAATGGTTGTACAATTGTATTGTCTAGCAAAGTCCCAATGACAAGAAATATATTGTGGTTGATAGAAGAAAATAATATAAGTGTTTTTTTTGCAGTTCCTACTATTTTAAAAGGTATATTGGATTACTCAAGAAAAAATAAAGTGAATTTAGAAAAGTTAAGGATAATTAATTTTTATGGTGCACCTATGAATAAAGAAGATATCTCAAGTTTAATTAAATTGTTGCCAAGTTGCAATTTAATCTATTCTTATGGTCAGACTGAGGCATCTCCAAGAGTAACATATATTGAAAAGAAAGATTTAATTAATAAACCGGGGTCAAGTGGGAAAGCAATTAAAAATGTTGAATTTAAAATAGTAGATGAATCTGGAAGAAGTGTCCTGCCATTTATAAAAGGAGAAATTACAGTTAGTGGTTTCAATGTTATGAAAGGATATTACAAGAACATTGAAAAGACTAAAAAGACCATAAAATCTGGTTGGCTGTATACAGGGGACATTGGATATGTTGATGATGAAGGATTTTTATTTGTTTGTGGCAGGAAAGATAATATGATCATAAGTGCAGGAAAAAATATATATCCTGAGGAAATTGAAAATGTTTTAATGTTGCATGAATCTGTTAAAGAAGTTTTAGTATTTAGTGAGCATGTTGAAAATGAATCTTTTGTATTATCTGCATTGATAGTTGTGAATGAAGGTATGTCAGTATCAATAAGTGAATTATTTAAATTATGTAGTTTATTTTTAGAAAATTACAAGATACCACAAAATATGAAGTTTGTTAACCAGTTGGATAAAACCCCAAGTGGCAAAATTAAGAGGTGTTTGCATGAACAAAATTAA
- a CDS encoding diaminopimelate decarboxylase: MDDSILMKCLKVNNGPMYIYDKKNIIDKLLVLSDALFDDAKIYYSMKANPLLGICKLMINNGCGIEVASKGELFVALKAGASPKNIIFTSPGKTYDEIDYAIDCDIKVINVDSFEEIKIINKLGENKNKIVKVGLRINPSVSFSNAKIKMTGVSSQFGIEEGCIDQYFIDEILKMKYVEVVGIQVYMGTNILDSNDIVKNSKYIIDLCISLEDKFKYKFKYLNLGGGFGIPYFKNEPMLDINDLKIQMNVLYENYRSSLSDKDIIFESGRFLMAESGCFITKVLYKKESKGQKYIICDGGSNFHSASAFLGRFIRNNYPMHVLNKNNDIKEKFNVVGPLCTPTDVIGQNVELDCHINVNDYIVIEKSGAYGLTYSPCLFLGHEMPNEYLYDGEDFVLLRSKGNLEDVLINQSIK, translated from the coding sequence ATGGATGATAGTATCTTAATGAAATGTTTAAAAGTAAATAATGGACCTATGTATATATATGATAAAAAGAATATTATTGACAAGCTTTTAGTACTATCAGATGCATTATTTGACGATGCAAAAATTTATTATTCAATGAAGGCGAATCCTTTGTTAGGAATATGTAAGTTAATGATTAACAATGGTTGTGGTATTGAGGTAGCATCAAAAGGGGAATTGTTTGTTGCTTTAAAGGCTGGAGCAAGTCCTAAAAATATAATATTTACCAGTCCAGGAAAAACCTATGATGAAATTGATTATGCTATAGATTGTGATATAAAAGTTATTAATGTGGATTCATTTGAAGAAATAAAAATTATAAATAAACTTGGAGAAAATAAAAATAAGATAGTTAAGGTTGGGTTAAGGATAAATCCAAGTGTGTCGTTTTCTAATGCTAAAATAAAAATGACAGGAGTTTCTTCACAATTTGGTATAGAAGAAGGCTGCATTGATCAATATTTTATAGATGAAATATTGAAAATGAAGTATGTAGAAGTAGTTGGAATTCAAGTATATATGGGTACTAACATATTGGATTCTAATGATATTGTTAAGAACTCAAAATATATAATTGATTTATGTATTTCTCTTGAGGATAAGTTTAAATATAAGTTTAAATATTTGAATCTTGGTGGTGGTTTTGGTATTCCGTATTTTAAAAATGAACCAATGCTAGATATAAATGATTTAAAAATTCAAATGAATGTATTATATGAAAATTATAGAAGTTCACTGTCTGACAAGGACATAATTTTTGAAAGTGGTAGATTTTTAATGGCAGAGTCTGGTTGCTTTATTACAAAGGTTTTATATAAGAAGGAATCAAAAGGACAAAAGTATATTATTTGTGATGGAGGATCTAACTTTCATAGTGCTTCTGCATTTTTAGGGAGATTTATTCGTAACAACTATCCTATGCATGTTTTAAATAAGAATAATGATATAAAAGAAAAATTTAATGTGGTTGGACCATTATGTACGCCTACCGATGTAATAGGTCAAAATGTTGAACTTGATTGTCATATAAATGTTAATGATTATATTGTTATTGAAAAATCAGGGGCGTATGGTTTGACCTATAGTCCATGTTTATTCTTAGGGCATGAGATGCCCAATGAATATTTGTATGATGGAGAAGATTTTGTATTATTAAGGTCAAAAGGGAATCTGGAAGATGTTCTCATTAATCAAAGTATAAAGTAG
- a CDS encoding BtrH N-terminal domain-containing protein has translation MIYEKAYKTLQGYECLSSCIGNYLMYDGININASDIFFLGNGFNITYNINEKIIKTDMYEANFKFMNLFGVKYEQKGFKDRISAIEFLKKSVLCEKKVIIKVSSSFIKYNRVFSQSNNSPHYINVIGIKQDEVYISDGFVPTRVASVYEGWISLDQIVSAWEAMEYRCLILNFDKINFDKKMIQNNIKFKIQKGIKSYLDGSIYSDFCYGVTAVRKLLSELNELILKDNFYESIVFMNYQLRVYGFLSSKNMILAKIRDFGLSPNVCEGYENVIKTWEKVLLLLIKVGISKKLDTLDELISTVDDCIENERSVLNDIVALWR, from the coding sequence ATGATTTATGAAAAAGCGTATAAAACGTTACAAGGATATGAATGTTTAAGTTCATGCATTGGAAATTACTTGATGTATGATGGTATCAACATTAATGCAAGTGATATATTCTTTTTGGGAAATGGATTTAATATTACATATAATATTAATGAAAAGATAATTAAAACGGATATGTATGAAGCGAATTTTAAATTTATGAATTTATTTGGAGTTAAGTATGAGCAGAAGGGTTTTAAAGATAGAATATCAGCCATAGAGTTTTTAAAAAAATCTGTATTATGCGAAAAAAAAGTAATTATAAAAGTTTCATCATCTTTTATAAAATACAATAGAGTGTTTTCCCAATCCAATAATTCACCACATTATATTAATGTAATTGGTATAAAACAGGATGAAGTTTATATTAGTGATGGGTTTGTGCCGACTAGAGTTGCGTCTGTCTATGAGGGGTGGATATCTTTAGATCAAATAGTAAGTGCTTGGGAGGCAATGGAATATAGATGCTTAATTTTAAATTTTGATAAAATAAATTTTGATAAAAAGATGATTCAAAATAATATTAAATTTAAAATTCAAAAAGGCATAAAGAGTTATTTAGATGGCAGTATATATTCAGATTTCTGTTATGGAGTTACTGCAGTCCGAAAATTATTAAGTGAATTAAATGAGTTAATTTTGAAAGATAATTTTTATGAATCTATCGTTTTCATGAACTATCAATTAAGAGTATACGGATTTTTGTCATCAAAGAATATGATTTTAGCCAAAATTCGTGACTTTGGATTATCACCCAACGTATGTGAAGGTTATGAAAATGTTATCAAAACATGGGAGAAAGTCTTATTGCTATTGATTAAAGTAGGTATTTCAAAGAAATTAGATACATTAGATGAATTAATAAGTACTGTTGATGATTGTATTGAAAATGAAAGAAGTGTATTAAATGATATAGTCGCATTATGGAGGTAA
- a CDS encoding ATP-grasp domain-containing protein, which yields MDNVFDLIEIITNKRSNCRIIWLFNIGTEKYWSDESYSVKDTNEELLLTHVEEMNLLLTRKQDILILRKRPDERFLKYLEEIGFEVPQIICPKSNEDDCRSISEIILEDENFLKLLSGLNKNEDDVYFVPYGISFLEEKISQICNLRMIGTSSSIVKQINDKAFSRNLAEQLGLKVTEGKVCNSFEQIEEEYYKLKCKFNRVIIKQCCGASGKGLYVVDNDRKLKSTIMILKHFTKSKVNSKWIVEGWYEKKCDINYQIYVREDGEVNVFSIKEQLLDETKYIGSVVPPRISCDIIEKYKSYGEIIGQALHKIGFNGVLGVDSFISEDDLIIPIIEINARFTLSTYISFLPEKFHDKSIYSFYERLTLKDGISFNDLENLIRKNNLGFDLRNNTGLFCYVSETMKDNVSRHNGRLFVAIIGDSYQENKLMKEKLDRALESIRR from the coding sequence ATGGATAATGTTTTTGATTTGATTGAGATAATTACTAATAAAAGAAGTAATTGTAGAATTATATGGTTATTTAATATTGGAACTGAAAAATACTGGAGTGATGAAAGTTACTCTGTTAAGGATACTAATGAAGAGTTGTTATTAACACATGTTGAAGAAATGAATCTTTTGTTAACCCGAAAACAAGATATATTGATACTGAGAAAAAGACCAGATGAAAGATTTTTAAAGTATCTTGAAGAAATAGGATTTGAGGTGCCTCAAATAATATGTCCTAAAAGTAATGAAGATGATTGCAGGTCTATATCAGAAATTATCTTGGAAGATGAGAATTTTTTAAAACTTCTTTCAGGGCTCAATAAAAATGAAGATGATGTGTATTTTGTTCCATATGGAATATCCTTTTTGGAAGAAAAAATTTCACAAATCTGCAATTTGAGAATGATAGGAACAAGTTCAAGTATTGTAAAGCAAATAAATGATAAAGCATTTTCTAGAAATTTGGCAGAGCAACTTGGACTAAAAGTAACAGAAGGAAAAGTATGTAATTCATTCGAGCAAATTGAAGAAGAATATTATAAGTTAAAGTGCAAGTTTAATAGAGTAATTATTAAGCAGTGTTGTGGGGCTTCTGGCAAAGGTTTATACGTTGTAGATAATGATAGAAAACTAAAATCTACTATTATGATATTGAAACATTTTACTAAGAGTAAAGTTAACTCTAAATGGATTGTTGAAGGTTGGTATGAAAAGAAATGTGATATTAATTATCAGATATATGTTAGAGAAGACGGAGAAGTAAATGTTTTTTCTATAAAAGAACAATTGTTGGATGAAACTAAATATATTGGGTCTGTTGTACCACCTAGAATTAGTTGTGATATTATTGAAAAATATAAATCATATGGTGAGATTATTGGACAAGCTCTGCATAAAATTGGATTCAATGGTGTGTTAGGAGTAGATTCTTTTATTTCTGAAGATGATTTGATAATTCCAATTATTGAAATTAATGCAAGGTTTACTCTGTCTACTTATATATCATTTTTGCCTGAAAAGTTTCATGACAAATCAATTTATTCATTTTATGAAAGACTTACATTAAAGGATGGCATATCATTCAATGATTTGGAGAATTTAATAAGAAAAAATAATTTGGGGTTTGACTTGAGGAACAACACAGGTTTATTTTGTTATGTATCAGAGACTATGAAAGATAATGTTAGCAGGCATAATGGAAGGCTTTTTGTTGCAATTATAGGAGATTCTTATCAAGAAAATAAATTAATGAAAGAAAAATTAGATAGGGCATTAGAAAGTATCAGGAGGTGA
- a CDS encoding acyl carrier protein, with amino-acid sequence MEQKIRNVVGSVLGLSEKESANIDQNESLLDYGLDSMNSIEIIVSIEEEFSISIEVEDLTVESVGSINGLIKLVNKYL; translated from the coding sequence ATGGAGCAAAAAATTAGAAATGTAGTAGGAAGTGTACTAGGATTATCAGAAAAAGAAAGTGCTAACATTGATCAAAATGAATCATTGCTTGATTACGGATTAGATTCAATGAATAGTATAGAAATTATTGTTTCTATTGAAGAAGAATTCAGTATTTCAATTGAAGTAGAGGATTTAACGGTAGAGAGTGTTGGTTCTATTAACGGTTTGATAAAGTTAGTTAATAAGTATTTATAA
- the nagA gene encoding N-acetylglucosamine-6-phosphate deacetylase, whose amino-acid sequence MQLIKNCNVVFEDRIEKNNVIIENKKIKLITKSCDFKCDVLECDDLFLSPGFIDIHIHGTNGYDIMDNSYESINRISKIIAKSGTTSFLPTTMTYKISETNEIIHTIASSKERGTDGANIIGINLEGPFINKDARGAHKSEFIINPTIENFKAIVGNNEKYIKIITIAPEVCECREFIQYLNGKGIVASIGHTRATYDEAIKAIKFGISHSTHIFNAMPGFHHRNPGTIGAIFDSNITTEIIADGILNSFTAVRLLCNMKNSDSIIIVSDSIKYANMAEGYYKTDDYDLSVLNGVAMLKSGVLAGSTTMLNKAVKNVYKNTCLPLYEVIKMVTINPAKLCRIESKKGIIKSGFDADLILFDKNININKVIINGNLFYE is encoded by the coding sequence ATGCAGTTAATTAAAAATTGTAATGTAGTATTTGAAGATAGAATTGAAAAAAATAATGTTATTATAGAAAATAAAAAAATAAAATTAATAACTAAAAGTTGTGATTTTAAATGTGATGTTTTGGAATGCGATGATTTGTTTCTTTCACCTGGATTTATAGATATTCATATTCATGGTACAAATGGTTATGATATAATGGATAATTCATATGAATCAATAAATAGAATATCAAAAATAATTGCTAAAAGTGGGACAACATCATTTCTTCCAACAACTATGACATATAAGATTTCGGAGACCAATGAAATAATTCATACAATTGCAAGTTCAAAAGAGCGAGGTACTGATGGTGCAAATATTATAGGCATAAACTTAGAAGGTCCATTTATAAATAAGGATGCTCGAGGAGCTCATAAATCAGAATTTATAATTAATCCTACAATAGAAAATTTTAAAGCTATAGTAGGGAATAATGAAAAATATATTAAGATAATTACAATAGCACCTGAAGTTTGTGAATGTAGAGAGTTTATTCAATATTTGAATGGAAAAGGAATTGTTGCTTCTATTGGACATACTAGAGCCACATATGATGAAGCAATAAAAGCTATAAAGTTTGGAATATCCCATTCAACTCATATATTTAATGCAATGCCAGGATTTCATCATAGAAATCCTGGGACTATTGGAGCTATATTTGATAGTAATATTACTACTGAAATAATTGCAGATGGAATATTGAATTCATTTACAGCAGTTAGATTATTATGTAATATGAAAAATTCAGATAGCATAATTATTGTCTCAGATTCAATAAAATATGCAAATATGGCGGAAGGTTACTATAAGACTGATGATTATGATTTAAGCGTTTTGAATGGAGTTGCAATGTTAAAATCAGGAGTTTTAGCTGGATCTACCACAATGTTAAATAAAGCTGTAAAAAATGTATATAAAAATACTTGTTTACCACTATATGAAGTCATAAAAATGGTAACGATTAATCCAGCTAAGTTATGCAGAATAGAATCAAAAAAGGGGATTATTAAAAGTGGGTTTGACGCAGATTTAATTCTTTTTGATAAAAATATCAATATTAATAAAGTAATTATAAATGGGAACTTGTTTTATGAATAA
- a CDS encoding thioesterase II family protein: protein MNKINLFVIPFAGGSSSSFPKVGSSDIGWNVIVLDTPGKGKKDNEQLVTEFENLVMNIYQQICTYIDTDNCKEYAILGHSLGSYVAYEVVKTMERLGTSTPTWLFLTGTVAPDKLNVDEIKNLFERGDESIINHIVNFGYVNNKIAHSSYFMKIFYPIVKADYSMLVKYCEGARMKKMDKVQICCPVMILNGKDDLISEKDVLAWQDFCKREIEYVWFMGKHFFIIEQWESILSYMWNRVEKLLI, encoded by the coding sequence ATGAACAAAATTAACTTATTTGTAATTCCATTTGCTGGTGGATCTTCATCGAGTTTCCCCAAAGTTGGAAGCAGTGATATTGGTTGGAATGTTATCGTGCTAGACACTCCTGGAAAAGGTAAAAAGGATAATGAACAGTTAGTAACTGAATTTGAGAATTTGGTTATGAATATTTATCAACAAATTTGCACTTATATAGATACAGATAACTGTAAGGAATATGCTATACTTGGACACAGCTTAGGAAGTTATGTGGCATATGAAGTTGTAAAAACAATGGAGAGACTTGGAACATCTACCCCCACATGGTTGTTTTTAACAGGAACTGTAGCGCCTGACAAGTTGAATGTTGATGAGATAAAAAATTTATTTGAGCGTGGGGATGAGTCAATTATAAACCATATAGTGAATTTTGGATATGTAAATAATAAGATTGCACATAGTTCATATTTTATGAAAATATTTTATCCAATAGTAAAAGCTGATTATTCTATGTTAGTTAAATATTGTGAGGGAGCTAGAATGAAAAAAATGGATAAAGTGCAAATTTGCTGTCCCGTCATGATTTTAAATGGTAAGGATGATTTGATCAGTGAGAAAGATGTGTTGGCATGGCAAGATTTTTGTAAAAGAGAAATAGAGTATGTATGGTTTATGGGCAAACATTTCTTCATTATAGAACAATGGGAAAGTATTTTATCTTATATGTGGAATAGAGTAGAGAAACTATTAATTTAA
- a CDS encoding ROK family protein codes for MNKQYVIGVDLGGTKINIAIADIKGNIVINEIRDTEAYFGEKHIVNNILKQIEHLLRKMNISSKDLKAIGIGAPGIIDQDKGIIIKATQLPFENFNIISPIREKYNIPIFLQNDANVAALGEYMSEENKNCKDMIYLTISTGIGGAAIINGELYFGSSANALEVGHTVVKLDGEKCNCGNYGCLETIASGNSIEKRGNKIYEKHMKISNSNYKKITTKDVFIKAESGEEQYRKILEEAYFYLAISLANLIVLFDPELIVIGGGVGNSSYFDLNKLSKIIFQKGFSKMHKDLKIRKSKLKGNSGVVGAVALAIRGI; via the coding sequence TTGAACAAGCAATATGTAATAGGGGTTGACTTAGGAGGAACTAAGATAAATATTGCAATAGCTGATATAAAAGGGAATATAGTTATAAATGAAATCAGAGATACTGAAGCGTATTTTGGTGAAAAACATATAGTTAACAACATTTTAAAACAAATTGAGCATTTATTAAGAAAAATGAATATTAGCTCAAAAGATTTAAAAGCTATAGGAATAGGAGCACCAGGAATTATTGATCAAGACAAAGGAATTATTATTAAAGCTACTCAATTGCCGTTTGAGAATTTTAACATTATTAGCCCTATAAGAGAAAAGTATAATATCCCAATTTTCCTACAAAATGATGCTAATGTAGCAGCTTTAGGGGAATATATGTCTGAAGAAAATAAAAACTGTAAAGATATGATTTACTTAACCATAAGTACAGGAATAGGTGGTGCCGCGATAATAAATGGAGAGTTATATTTTGGTTCATCAGCTAATGCATTAGAAGTAGGACATACTGTAGTAAAATTAGATGGCGAAAAGTGTAATTGTGGAAACTACGGATGTCTTGAAACAATTGCATCGGGTAATTCAATTGAAAAAAGAGGAAATAAAATATATGAAAAACATATGAAAATATCTAATTCAAACTATAAAAAGATTACAACTAAAGATGTATTTATTAAAGCAGAAAGTGGAGAAGAACAGTATAGAAAAATTTTAGAAGAAGCTTATTTTTATTTAGCAATATCCTTAGCTAATTTAATTGTTTTATTTGATCCAGAATTAATTGTTATTGGTGGTGGGGTAGGAAATTCAAGTTATTTCGATCTCAATAAGTTAAGTAAAATTATATTTCAAAAAGGATTCTCTAAAATGCATAAGGATTTGAAAATTAGAAAATCAAAATTGAAAGGAAATTCTGGTGTGGTAGGTGCAGTTGCATTAGCTATTAGAGGGATATGA